From the Brachyhypopomus gauderio isolate BG-103 chromosome 5, BGAUD_0.2, whole genome shotgun sequence genome, one window contains:
- the LOC143514457 gene encoding receptor-type tyrosine-protein phosphatase eta-like — translation SITHAPIVIRVTRVTAVYLLSCSSIPVRVEDYEAYFRKQQADSNCGFAEEYEDLKVVGTAQVKISALALENKGKNRYNNVLPYDFSRVKLSIQGSTFDDYINANYIPGYNSKKEYIAAQGPLPVTVNEFWRMIWEKHVHTIVMLTKCNEQGRVKCEKYWPSETKLYNNIIVTSTSEITLEDWTIRDFTIKNVKTAESREVRHFHFTAWPDHGVPETTEVLINFRHLVREHMDRYSRHSPTIVHCSAGVGRTGTFIALDHLIFQIERESMVDIYGIVHSMRMHRPLMVQTEDQYVFLNQCAVDIIKSRLGTNVDLIYQNAAAFSVYGNL, via the exons TCAATCACACATGCACCAATTGTTATACGAGTCACACGAGTCACTGCTGTGTATCTTCTGTCATGCAGTAGCATTCCTGTGCGAGTAGAGGACTATGAAGCTTACTTCAGGAAACAGCAGGCAGATTCCAATTGTGGCTTTGCTGAAGAGTATGAG GATCTTAAAGTTGTTGGAACTGCTCAAGTCAAAATTAGTGCCCTTGCCCTGGAGAACAAGGGGAAGAATCGCTACAATAATGTTCTACCTT ATGATTTCTCTAGAGTCAAGCTGTCGATACAGGGCAGCACGTTTGATGATTACATCAATGCAAACTACATTCCA GGTTACAACTCGAAGAAGGAGTATATAGCTGCTCAGGGCCCACTTCCTGTCACTGTGAATGAGTTCTGGAGGATGATTTGGGAAAAGCATGTCCACACCATCGTGATGCTGACTAAGTGCAACGAACAAGGGCGT GTTAAGTGTGAGAAATACTGGCCGTCCgagaccaagctgtacaataacATTATTGTGACAAGTACATCAGAAATTACCCTGGAGGACTGGACAATCAGAGACTTCACCATTAAGAAT GTGAAGACGGCTGAGTCTCGTGAGGTGCGTCACTTCCACTTCACGGCCTGGCCTGATCACGGCGTGCCAGAGACCACGGAGGTGCTCATTAACTTCAGACATCTGGTGAGAGAGCACATGGACCGCTACTCCCGCCATTCCCCCACCATTGTGCACTGCAG TGCTGGTGTGGGCAGGACTGGGACTTTTATTGCCCTTGACCACCTGATCTTCCAGATTGAGAGAGAAAGCATGGTAGACATTTATGGAATTGTTCATAGCATGCGCATGCACCGACCACTAATGGTACAGACAGAg GACCAATACGTATTCCTGAATCAGTGCGCTGTGGATATCATCAAATCCAGATTAGGGACCAATGTGGACTTGATTTATCAAAATGCAGCGGCATTCAGTGTCTATGGAAACTTGTAA